The following coding sequences lie in one Xanthomonas hortorum pv. pelargonii genomic window:
- the gspD gene encoding type II secretion system secretin GspD: MTAVRPIWLLSATLLLAPPAVPMVSLHAADAPAVRLQDVDLRAFIQDVSRATGITFILDTRVQGTVNVARAQAMSEEDLLGMLLAVLRANGLIAVSSGPSTYRIIPDDTAAQQPGSAANGNLGFATQVFTLQRVDARSAAEILKPLIGRGGVIMAMPQGNSLLIADYADNLRRVRGLVAQIDTDRAAIDTVTLRNSSAQELARTLTSLFGQAGERSNVLSVLPVESSNSLIVRGDPALVQRVVRTAVDLDGRAERRGDVSVVRLQHASAEQLLPVLQQLVGQTPGNDAQPGQDARPTAVDVAAAAGGAQTQVIAPAAGKRPVIVRYPGSNALIINADPETQRALMDVIRQLDVHREQVLVEAIVVEISDNAAKRLGVQLLLAGRNGTVPLIATQYSGAAPGIVPLAAAAAGTRSNNGEEDSVLEQARNVAAQSLLGLSGGLIGLAGQSNDAVFGMIIDAVKSDTGSNLLSTPSIMTLDNEQARILVGQEVPITTGEVLGTANVNPFRTIQRQDVGVQLEVRPQINTAGGITLAIKQEVSAIAGPVSAQSSELVFNKRQIETRVVVENGAIVALGGLLDQNDRQTVEKVPLLGDVPGLGALFRHKSRNRDKTNLMVFIRPTIIRDAADAQRMTAPRYNYLRDRQLADGDPEAALDALVRDYLRAQPPQLPAGPSSVAPAPAPTPAPSARPVQR, from the coding sequence ATGACTGCTGTTCGCCCTATATGGCTGCTTTCAGCCACGTTGTTGCTTGCACCGCCGGCGGTGCCGATGGTGTCGCTGCATGCCGCCGATGCGCCGGCCGTGCGTTTACAAGATGTGGACCTGCGTGCCTTCATCCAGGATGTGTCGCGTGCCACCGGCATCACCTTCATCTTGGACACGCGCGTGCAGGGCACCGTCAATGTGGCGCGTGCGCAGGCGATGTCGGAAGAGGATCTGCTCGGCATGCTGTTGGCGGTGTTGCGTGCCAATGGCTTGATCGCGGTGTCCAGCGGTCCTTCGACCTATCGCATCATTCCCGACGACACCGCAGCGCAACAGCCCGGCAGCGCGGCCAACGGCAACCTGGGCTTTGCCACGCAGGTGTTCACCCTGCAGCGCGTGGATGCGCGCAGCGCTGCTGAGATTCTCAAGCCCTTGATCGGGCGCGGCGGCGTGATCATGGCGATGCCGCAAGGCAATAGCCTGCTGATTGCCGACTACGCCGACAATCTGCGCCGCGTGCGCGGCCTGGTCGCACAGATCGACACCGACCGCGCGGCGATCGATACGGTGACCTTGCGTAATAGCTCGGCGCAGGAACTGGCGCGCACGCTGACCTCGCTGTTCGGGCAGGCGGGCGAGCGCAGCAATGTGCTGTCGGTGTTGCCGGTGGAAAGCAGCAACTCCCTGATCGTGCGCGGCGACCCGGCACTGGTGCAGCGGGTGGTGCGCACTGCGGTGGATCTGGACGGGCGCGCAGAGCGCCGCGGCGATGTCAGCGTGGTGCGTCTGCAACACGCCAGCGCCGAGCAATTGCTGCCCGTGTTGCAGCAGTTGGTCGGGCAGACGCCAGGCAATGACGCGCAGCCTGGGCAGGATGCGCGCCCGACTGCCGTGGATGTGGCGGCCGCTGCCGGCGGTGCACAGACGCAGGTGATTGCACCGGCTGCCGGCAAGCGCCCGGTGATCGTGCGGTATCCCGGTTCCAATGCCTTGATCATCAACGCCGACCCGGAAACCCAGCGCGCCTTGATGGATGTGATCCGGCAGCTGGACGTGCATCGCGAGCAGGTCCTGGTCGAAGCGATCGTGGTGGAGATCTCCGATAACGCCGCCAAGCGCCTGGGTGTGCAGCTGTTGCTGGCAGGCCGCAATGGCACGGTGCCGTTGATCGCCACGCAATACAGCGGTGCAGCGCCGGGCATCGTGCCGCTGGCCGCTGCGGCTGCCGGCACGCGCAGCAATAACGGTGAAGAAGATTCGGTGTTGGAACAGGCGCGCAATGTGGCCGCGCAATCGTTGCTGGGGTTGAGCGGTGGATTGATCGGCCTGGCCGGGCAGAGCAACGATGCGGTGTTCGGCATGATCATCGATGCGGTCAAGAGCGACACCGGCTCCAACCTGTTGTCCACACCGTCGATCATGACGCTGGACAACGAGCAGGCGCGTATTCTGGTGGGCCAGGAAGTGCCGATCACCACCGGCGAAGTGCTGGGCACCGCCAACGTCAATCCGTTCCGCACCATCCAGCGCCAGGATGTGGGCGTGCAGCTGGAAGTGCGCCCGCAGATCAATACCGCGGGCGGCATCACGCTGGCGATCAAGCAGGAGGTCTCGGCGATCGCCGGGCCGGTCAGCGCGCAATCCTCGGAGCTGGTATTCAACAAGCGCCAGATCGAAACCCGCGTGGTGGTGGAAAACGGCGCCATCGTCGCGCTCGGTGGACTGCTCGATCAGAACGACCGCCAGACGGTGGAGAAGGTGCCGCTGCTGGGCGATGTGCCCGGTCTGGGCGCGCTGTTCCGGCATAAATCGCGCAATCGCGACAAGACCAATCTGATGGTGTTCATTCGCCCGACCATCATCCGCGATGCGGCCGATGCGCAGCGCATGACCGCACCGCGCTACAACTATCTGCGCGATCGCCAGTTGGCCGATGGCGACCCGGAAGCCGCGCTCGATGCACTGGTGCGCGACTATCTGCGTGCACAGCCGCCGCAGTTGCCGGCCGGGCCATCGTCGGTGGCGCCAGCACCAGCACCCACGCCTGCGCCCAGCGCACGCCCCGTGCAGCGCTGA
- the gspE gene encoding type II secretion system ATPase GspE yields MSSARASISYAFAKRHGVVLLGSDTVAQIGLREGGDVQALIELRRALGVPLQVRTLAPSVFDRHVSEIYADAGMEQGVQVEALDLHGSLDSLIDDIPTADLLDSQDDAPIIRLINGIIAEAARLGASDVHLESYESRLRVRLRVDGVMREAATLPGRIAPLLVSRVKVMARLDIAEKRIPQDGRVSLVMGAKALDVRVSTLPTRSSERVVLRILDKEQGTLSLAQLGMPPAVMHTVQRALQVPNGIVLVTGPTGSGKTTTLYAALSLLNDGSRNILTVEDPVEYAIDGVGQTQVNARVGMTFAAGLRAILRQDPDVVMIGEIRDTETAQIAVQASLTGHLVLSTVHTNDAVGAVTRLRDMGIEPFLLASSLRLILAQRLVRRLCTQCRAPRPLDASTRQMLDATDAATTYTAVGCPVCHHSGYAGRVGIYEAIAVDDAMRRLIGDNADEDALAAVAFARAPRLGDAARAAVLQGLTTLEEALRVTRQQDDAHATV; encoded by the coding sequence ATGAGCAGTGCGCGCGCCAGCATTTCGTATGCGTTCGCCAAGCGCCACGGCGTGGTGCTGCTCGGCAGCGACACTGTTGCGCAGATCGGCCTGCGCGAAGGCGGCGATGTGCAGGCCCTGATCGAGCTGCGGCGTGCGCTCGGTGTGCCATTGCAGGTACGCACCTTGGCGCCGTCGGTCTTCGACCGGCATGTGTCGGAGATCTACGCCGATGCTGGCATGGAGCAGGGCGTGCAGGTGGAGGCGCTGGATCTGCACGGCAGCCTGGATTCGTTGATCGACGATATCCCCACCGCCGATCTGCTCGACAGCCAGGACGATGCGCCGATCATCCGCCTGATCAACGGCATCATCGCCGAGGCTGCACGCCTGGGCGCCTCGGACGTGCATCTGGAATCCTACGAATCGCGCTTGCGCGTGCGGCTGCGCGTGGATGGCGTGATGCGCGAAGCGGCGACCTTGCCCGGACGCATCGCCCCGCTGCTGGTGTCGCGCGTCAAGGTGATGGCACGCCTGGATATCGCCGAAAAACGCATTCCGCAAGATGGCCGCGTGTCGTTGGTGATGGGCGCCAAAGCGTTGGATGTACGTGTCTCCACGCTGCCTACGCGCAGCAGCGAGCGCGTGGTGCTACGAATCCTGGACAAGGAGCAGGGCACGCTGTCGTTGGCGCAGTTGGGCATGCCGCCGGCGGTGATGCACACCGTGCAGCGCGCCTTGCAGGTGCCCAACGGCATCGTGCTGGTCACCGGCCCGACCGGTTCGGGCAAGACCACCACGTTGTATGCGGCGCTGAGCTTGCTCAACGATGGCTCGCGCAACATCCTCACGGTGGAGGACCCGGTGGAATACGCCATCGACGGTGTCGGCCAGACCCAGGTCAACGCACGTGTCGGCATGACGTTCGCGGCCGGCTTGCGCGCGATCCTGCGGCAGGATCCGGACGTGGTGATGATCGGCGAGATCCGCGACACCGAGACCGCGCAGATTGCGGTGCAGGCCAGCTTGACCGGCCACCTGGTGCTGTCCACCGTGCACACCAACGATGCGGTGGGCGCGGTCACGCGCCTGCGCGATATGGGCATCGAACCGTTCCTGCTCGCATCGAGCCTGCGGTTGATTCTGGCGCAGCGGTTGGTACGGCGCCTGTGCACGCAGTGCCGCGCACCGCGCCCGCTGGATGCCAGTACGCGCCAGATGTTGGATGCCACGGACGCGGCAACGACCTACACCGCAGTGGGTTGCCCGGTCTGCCATCACAGCGGTTATGCCGGGCGCGTGGGCATTTACGAAGCCATCGCGGTGGACGATGCAATGCGGCGCCTGATCGGCGACAACGCCGACGAAGATGCCCTGGCCGCGGTGGCCTTCGCACGCGCACCGCGCCTGGGCGATGCCGCGCGCGCTGCGGTGCTGCAAGGTCTCACCACGCTGGAAGAAGCGCTGCGCGTCACCCGCCAGCAGGACGATGCGCATGCCACGGTTTGA
- the gspF gene encoding type II secretion system inner membrane protein GspF: MPRFDYTVLDLHGHSRQGVITADNAHSARAQLEQRQWVPVRVEAAVATSSVRPARFSGKDLVLFTRQLATLVETAPLEEALRTIGTQSERRGVRRVTSQTHGLVVEGFRLSDAMTRQGNAFPPLYRAMVAAGESAGALPQVLERLADLLERQAQVRSKLQSALVYPAALALTAGAVVIVLMTFVVPKVVDQFDSMGRALPLLTRMVIGVSNFLLHAGIPLLIALVIAVIAALRLLKRPELRLAADRALLRAPLLGRLIRDLHAARMARTLAIMVNSGLPLMEGLMIAARTVDNRALRLATDNMVTAIREGGSLAAAMKRAGVFPPTLLYMASSGENSGRLAPMLERAADYLEREFESFTTAAMSLLEPAIIVLLGGVVAVIVLSILLPILQFNTLALG; the protein is encoded by the coding sequence ATGCCACGGTTTGATTACACCGTGCTCGATCTGCACGGGCACAGCCGCCAGGGCGTGATCACTGCCGACAACGCGCACAGTGCGCGTGCGCAACTGGAACAGCGGCAGTGGGTACCGGTGCGCGTGGAGGCGGCGGTAGCGACCAGCAGCGTGCGCCCGGCGCGTTTCAGCGGCAAGGATCTGGTGTTGTTCACCCGCCAGCTCGCCACACTGGTGGAGACCGCGCCGCTGGAAGAAGCGCTGCGCACCATCGGCACGCAGTCCGAACGCCGCGGCGTGCGCCGGGTGACCAGCCAGACGCATGGGTTGGTGGTCGAAGGCTTCCGTCTGTCCGATGCGATGACACGCCAGGGCAATGCGTTTCCGCCGCTGTATCGCGCGATGGTGGCCGCGGGCGAAAGCGCCGGTGCGTTGCCGCAGGTGCTGGAGCGGTTGGCGGATCTGTTGGAGCGGCAGGCGCAGGTGCGCAGCAAGTTGCAGTCTGCACTGGTCTACCCGGCCGCGCTGGCGTTGACCGCGGGTGCGGTGGTGATCGTGCTGATGACCTTCGTGGTGCCCAAGGTGGTGGACCAGTTCGATTCGATGGGGCGTGCGTTGCCGTTGCTGACGCGCATGGTGATTGGCGTGTCGAACTTTCTGTTGCATGCAGGCATTCCGTTGCTGATTGCGTTGGTCATTGCGGTGATCGCGGCGCTGCGGTTGCTCAAGCGCCCGGAGCTGCGCCTGGCGGCCGACCGCGCGCTGCTGCGTGCGCCCTTGCTCGGCAGGTTGATCCGCGATCTGCACGCCGCACGCATGGCGCGCACCCTGGCGATCATGGTCAACAGCGGGCTGCCGTTGATGGAAGGCTTGATGATCGCTGCGCGCACCGTCGACAACCGCGCGTTGCGGCTGGCCACCGACAACATGGTCACCGCGATCCGCGAGGGCGGCAGCCTGGCAGCGGCGATGAAGCGGGCGGGCGTGTTTCCACCGACGCTGTTGTACATGGCCTCCAGCGGCGAAAACAGCGGGCGCCTGGCGCCGATGCTGGAACGTGCCGCCGATTATCTGGAGCGCGAATTCGAGTCGTTCACCACCGCGGCGATGAGCTTGCTGGAGCCGGCCATCATCGTGCTGCTGGGCGGCGTGGTGGCGGTGATCGTGCTGTCGATCCTGCTGCCCATCCTGCAATTCAACACCCTCGCGCTTGGTTGA
- the gspG gene encoding type II secretion system major pseudopilin GspG — protein MQSIHPRVRIGSLTSCRRMRGFTLVELMVVIVIIGLLATVVMINVMPSQDRAMVEKARADVAVLEQALETYRLDNLGYPSTEQGLQALLNAPSGLTRPERYRQGGYIRRLPEDPWGHAYQYRRPGRSGGFDVYSFGADGVEGGDAHNADIGNWR, from the coding sequence ATGCAGTCCATCCATCCTCGCGTACGCATCGGCTCGCTCACATCGTGCAGGCGCATGCGCGGCTTCACCCTGGTCGAGTTGATGGTGGTGATCGTCATCATCGGCCTGCTCGCCACGGTGGTGATGATCAACGTGATGCCCAGCCAGGACCGCGCGATGGTCGAAAAAGCGCGTGCCGACGTGGCGGTGCTGGAGCAGGCGCTGGAAACCTATCGCCTGGACAACCTCGGCTACCCGAGCACCGAACAAGGTTTGCAGGCACTGCTCAACGCGCCGAGCGGATTGACCCGGCCGGAGCGCTATCGCCAGGGTGGCTACATCCGCCGCCTGCCGGAGGATCCGTGGGGGCATGCGTATCAGTACCGTCGCCCGGGCCGCAGCGGCGGCTTCGATGTGTATTCGTTCGGCGCCGATGGCGTGGAAGGCGGCGACGCCCATAATGCCGATATCGGCAACTGGCGCTGA
- a CDS encoding GspH/FimT family pseudopilin: MRGFTLLELLAVLVITALASTLVVMTLPDTRRDLHDQADALASALLHARDEAILSLRMVEVTVDAGGYAFRRQVQQRWVPLDEKPFVAMRWPDGVQTALPVGGTQVSVRFDPTGAATPQRIALADGQQQVQVLVDAAGVVRVDAPQR, from the coding sequence ATGCGTGGCTTCACCTTGCTCGAACTGCTCGCGGTGCTGGTGATCACCGCACTCGCCAGCACCTTGGTGGTGATGACCTTGCCCGATACACGGCGCGATCTGCACGACCAGGCCGACGCGTTGGCCAGCGCCCTGCTGCACGCACGCGACGAGGCGATCCTGAGCCTGCGCATGGTCGAGGTGACTGTCGATGCGGGTGGATATGCATTCCGACGTCAGGTGCAGCAGCGTTGGGTGCCACTGGATGAAAAACCTTTCGTTGCCATGCGTTGGCCGGATGGCGTGCAGACCGCATTGCCGGTTGGCGGCACCCAAGTGAGCGTGCGTTTCGATCCTACCGGTGCGGCCACGCCGCAACGCATCGCGCTGGCTGACGGTCAACAGCAGGTGCAGGTCCTGGTGGATGCAGCCGGCGTGGTGCGGGTCGATGCGCCACAACGCTAA
- the gspI gene encoding type II secretion system minor pseudopilin GspI gives MRHNANRHDSAGFSLLELMVALAIFGMAVVGLLNLSGESTRTAVVLEERALAAVVAENQAIEAMLAPTPAALAPANGQEALGGRTWDWQRKSMPAGGAGIVRIEVQVRAAAQAQEIASLSVLRSAE, from the coding sequence ATGCGCCACAACGCTAATCGCCATGACAGCGCTGGATTTTCGCTGCTCGAACTGATGGTCGCGCTGGCGATCTTCGGTATGGCCGTGGTTGGCTTGCTGAATTTGTCCGGCGAAAGCACGCGCACTGCGGTGGTGCTGGAAGAGCGTGCGTTGGCTGCGGTGGTTGCAGAGAATCAGGCAATCGAAGCGATGCTCGCGCCCACCCCTGCAGCACTGGCACCGGCGAATGGGCAAGAGGCACTGGGCGGACGCACATGGGACTGGCAGCGAAAGTCGATGCCGGCCGGCGGCGCAGGCATTGTGCGGATCGAGGTGCAGGTGCGGGCCGCAGCGCAGGCGCAGGAAATCGCCAGTCTCAGCGTCTTGCGGAGCGCCGAATGA
- the gspJ gene encoding type II secretion system minor pseudopilin GspJ, with the protein MIRARRAAVCTRDSAGFTLIELLVALAVFALVAVAAVVVMRQSIDQRDAVRARLQQIREFQLAHGLLRSDLQQAAVRRTRNSEGGAAREAFIASQPGVSGPLFGFVRRGWSNPDQAPRASLQYVEYRVVDGRLERSARPALDGAVAGTPQVVLRGVRSAVVGFHYRAQWSDGWSGGLEALPDAISLELDLEQWGRVRQLFVLPEGRG; encoded by the coding sequence ATGATCCGCGCACGTCGTGCCGCAGTGTGTACCCGTGACAGTGCCGGCTTCACCTTGATCGAGTTGCTGGTTGCACTGGCGGTGTTCGCACTGGTGGCAGTCGCGGCAGTGGTGGTGATGCGGCAGAGCATCGATCAGCGCGATGCGGTACGTGCGCGCCTGCAGCAGATTCGTGAGTTTCAACTTGCGCATGGTCTGCTGCGCAGCGATCTGCAGCAGGCCGCTGTGCGGCGCACGCGCAACAGCGAGGGCGGCGCAGCACGTGAAGCGTTCATCGCAAGCCAGCCGGGTGTGTCTGGGCCCTTGTTCGGGTTTGTGCGGCGCGGCTGGAGCAATCCGGATCAGGCGCCGCGTGCGTCGTTGCAATACGTGGAGTACCGCGTGGTCGATGGACGCCTGGAGCGCAGTGCACGCCCCGCGCTCGATGGTGCAGTTGCCGGCACGCCGCAGGTGGTGCTGCGTGGCGTGCGCTCGGCGGTGGTGGGGTTTCACTATCGCGCGCAATGGAGCGATGGCTGGAGCGGCGGGCTCGAGGCACTGCCGGATGCGATCTCGCTGGAGCTGGACCTGGAGCAATGGGGCCGCGTGCGTCAGCTGTTCGTGCTGCCGGAGGGACGCGGATGA
- the gspK gene encoding type II secretion system minor pseudopilin GspK, which produces MKALNAGTQQRGVALLTVLLLVAVMTLLMVAVLDDLRFGLRRSGNGEAMTQAQWYALGTETIARQRLQALARRDPMRTTLEGGWNDQPITFPLDDGAVSVRLRDRGGCFNLNSVVAGAPEQWQRNDDGTRQYIALLQVLGIAPQQAQALSDALVDWIDSDSQPGAQGAEDDRYLQSAVPLRTGATLLAGVSELRAIAGYTPQVIAQLRPYLCALPEGRLSPININTLSLEDAPVLVALTEGALELPAARRVIAARPAGGWRDAKTFLSQSALIQAEPSNAVLEQFALRTSYFSLYSQVDHAGAQVMLDALLQQDPAGRVRLVARQWSSDE; this is translated from the coding sequence ATGAAGGCCTTGAACGCAGGTACGCAGCAACGCGGCGTGGCACTGCTGACGGTGTTGTTGCTGGTCGCAGTGATGACGCTGCTGATGGTGGCGGTGCTGGACGATCTGCGCTTCGGTCTGCGTCGTAGCGGCAATGGCGAGGCGATGACGCAGGCGCAGTGGTACGCGCTGGGCACCGAAACCATTGCGCGGCAACGTCTGCAGGCATTGGCCAGGCGCGACCCGATGCGCACAACGCTGGAGGGCGGCTGGAACGATCAACCGATCACCTTCCCGCTGGACGACGGCGCGGTGAGCGTGCGTCTGCGCGATCGCGGCGGCTGTTTCAATCTCAACAGTGTGGTCGCCGGTGCTCCCGAGCAATGGCAACGCAACGACGACGGTACACGCCAATACATCGCGTTGCTGCAGGTGCTCGGCATCGCGCCGCAACAGGCGCAGGCCTTGAGCGATGCGCTGGTGGACTGGATCGACAGCGACAGCCAGCCCGGTGCGCAGGGCGCCGAAGACGATCGCTACCTGCAATCGGCAGTGCCGTTGCGCACCGGGGCGACCTTGCTGGCCGGCGTCAGCGAACTGCGCGCCATCGCCGGCTATACGCCGCAGGTGATCGCGCAATTGCGGCCGTATCTGTGTGCATTGCCGGAGGGGCGCTTGTCGCCGATCAATATCAATACGCTCAGCCTGGAAGATGCGCCGGTGTTGGTGGCGCTCACCGAAGGCGCGTTGGAGCTGCCAGCTGCGCGACGCGTCATTGCCGCGCGGCCGGCCGGAGGATGGCGCGACGCCAAGACGTTCCTGAGCCAGTCTGCGCTGATACAGGCCGAGCCTTCCAACGCCGTATTGGAACAATTCGCACTACGCACCAGCTATTTCTCCCTCTACAGCCAGGTCGACCATGCCGGCGCGCAGGTCATGCTGGATGCCTTGTTGCAGCAAGATCCTGCGGGGCGTGTGCGGCTGGTGGCACGCCAATGGAGTTCCGACGAATGA
- the gspL gene encoding type II secretion system protein GspL, with protein sequence MSTTLLLLTTDATAQAIAVRVDAHGQVLSQRAASAPFEASTRCVLVVPGVDVQLRWLTLPGRSTAQSIAAARLQLVEHLAVETQTLHVVIAESAEADGTRLVAAVESAVMQQWLARAAQLGVTPDAVVPDCLLLEPGADGAAAVMDWDGRWLIRAAGLACSLEPEVARMLLGERAPVQPPTTDPALAIACFARCATRTPINLRQHAFAAKPDTAQMVTPRRLAALAALVLLSPLLLLLAQTLRYEIGARMLQSRAAAQLGVHDAAAVPAALQARRHAGAAVDTLAVQLGTLFAAVDAIPAAELDQLDYQSAQPLRATLLHTDAASVQQLSARLAEAGWKVQPGTSQSEDDRLRTPFVLEPVQ encoded by the coding sequence ATGAGTACCACCTTGCTGTTGCTGACCACCGATGCCACTGCGCAAGCCATTGCCGTGCGCGTCGATGCGCACGGCCAGGTGCTGTCGCAACGCGCAGCCAGCGCGCCGTTTGAAGCGTCTACACGCTGCGTGCTGGTGGTGCCGGGCGTGGACGTGCAGTTGCGCTGGCTGACATTGCCGGGCCGCAGCACCGCGCAATCGATAGCCGCCGCACGCCTGCAACTGGTCGAGCATCTGGCCGTGGAGACGCAGACCTTGCATGTGGTGATCGCCGAGAGTGCCGAAGCCGATGGCACGCGCCTGGTGGCTGCGGTGGAGAGCGCGGTGATGCAGCAGTGGTTGGCGCGCGCAGCGCAGCTAGGCGTCACCCCCGATGCCGTAGTGCCCGATTGCCTGCTGCTGGAGCCCGGTGCCGACGGTGCGGCGGCAGTGATGGACTGGGATGGCCGTTGGCTGATCCGTGCCGCAGGCCTGGCCTGCAGCCTGGAGCCCGAGGTTGCACGCATGCTGCTGGGCGAGCGCGCACCGGTACAGCCGCCAACGACCGATCCTGCGCTTGCGATTGCCTGCTTTGCGCGATGCGCCACACGCACACCGATCAATCTGCGTCAGCACGCATTCGCTGCAAAGCCGGACACTGCGCAGATGGTCACGCCGCGTCGTCTTGCGGCATTGGCCGCGCTGGTGTTGCTGTCGCCACTACTTCTGTTGCTGGCGCAGACACTACGCTACGAGATCGGTGCGCGCATGCTGCAGTCGCGCGCCGCCGCGCAGTTGGGCGTGCACGACGCAGCGGCGGTGCCTGCAGCGCTGCAGGCACGTCGGCATGCGGGTGCGGCGGTCGATACCCTGGCGGTGCAGCTCGGCACCTTGTTCGCCGCAGTCGATGCCATTCCCGCTGCCGAACTGGATCAGCTTGACTATCAATCCGCACAGCCGTTGCGGGCCACACTGCTGCATACCGATGCCGCCAGCGTGCAGCAACTTTCCGCGCGGCTGGCAGAGGCAGGATGGAAAGTGCAACCAGGCACCAGCCAGAGCGAGGACGATCGTCTGCGCACGCCATTCGTGCTGGAGCCAGTGCAATGA